The sequence below is a genomic window from Pseudorca crassidens isolate mPseCra1 chromosome 7, mPseCra1.hap1, whole genome shotgun sequence.
CCAACTTCTTTGCAGTGAGATTTCCACGAGGATAAATCCAGGCCATGTAATGTGATCAGAAGGGCTCTTGCCCTGTATAGTCCTGGCCCTTGAAAACGTCCCATGTGATGCACCAGACTTTTTCCCTTTACCACTGAATGGAATAGCCTCAAATACTGCAGAAAAATTTGCAGTCACCTGTTGATGATGGAAAAATCCACAAAACAGGGGGTACCCATGTCCCCGACTCACTCTTTGGAGAGCAACTTAGAACATCCATCTGATCAGGAATGCCTGCCTTGTGTTCTTATACCAGGGAAAGATAAGATTCTATTATGATCAAATTCCTGACAGCATTCTCTTTACCCGTTACAGCAGTCAGCATTAAGTTAACTGACAAATATCTTTAACACCACACTATCCAAAAAACCTTTCTATACTTCATGTGTTGAAAATAGCAAATACCTCTCCCAAAACTTAAAGTGATCTTTTAAATTACGTTAGAAAATTATTTATACAAGAAAAGAGATTGTGTTctgtcaaaacctttttttaaaatcatgattttCTTTTCAGACATTTTTCAGCCTGTGAGGAAACACAAGTCGAGATTGCTTTGGACTTGAACACTAATGTAATTGAATGAGAAGTGTCACGAGtataaaaaatattctgtatttgtTGACATTTCTTTGAGGATTCTTACATAAGGGAAAGGCACCTTTTAATTTCCACTCTGACAACCTCCCAGGCACAGGGGCTGTATTCCTTTGCCTTCAGATAGACATGGATTCCATGGAAATACTCCCGGGCAGCACGTCCCAAATCTCGACAATCCAGATTGTCTTTTTTCATCTGCTCCAGTCGGTGCAGCCTCAGATGAAGGCTAGAGAGAAGTTTATCGAGGAGGGTGTTGTTCCAGGCAGCACGGCTGTCCTCTGTGGTGAAGAGGTTGAAGATCTGCTGGAGCATCAGATGGTGGTGACAGGTGCCTTGAGTCACCTGGATTGGGGTGATATTCTCTCTTTTCCAAGGAAATTTGAAGTCGGTTCTGTCCTTTAGGCACCACTGAGAGGGGATTCTTTGCAACTGTTCCAAATGTTGGAAGACGTCCTTGTTTTCCTGGCTATGGCTTCTAGGCAAGTTCCAGCCAAGAGAGTAAGCAGGGATAGAGCAGAGC
It includes:
- the LOC137227881 gene encoding interferon alpha-13-like produces the protein MAQIYLLVAGVLLCSIPAYSLGWNLPRSHSQENKDVFQHLEQLQRIPSQWCLKDRTDFKFPWKRENITPIQVTQGTCHHHLMLQQIFNLFTTEDSRAAWNNTLLDKLLSSLHLRLHRLEQMKKDNLDCRDLGRAAREYFHGIHVYLKAKEYSPCAWEVVRVEIKRCLSLM